One window of Candidatus Microthrix subdominans genomic DNA carries:
- a CDS encoding pentapeptide repeat-containing protein — MNLRDADLHGADLHGADLRGADLQGASLRGANLGVANLSEAHLVGGSLAGAYLGGSTLSGANLSRADLGSANLYKAHLTGAKLSGANLHGANLQGATLNSANLPGANLSGANLREVNAAGANLDRTNLLGTNLLGAYLARARLRGVTWDSSTEWPLGFRPPAAPSATAPPGQNFEREALPSVAELRPIRVDRLDLDDLAALGRDLEPFLTDVRQRLHNDEFSEFEALSVEHSLNGLDSEMWRNPGERSPGVIAGHTAQLFRLVGGQLPPRSGANDAATAAARQALEYAGQLDSATADDSASEVEATVDALTDVVEALMDAKASDDDTEDTPHPIGQPAHMRAWSRVHQALRWGIAPGGAAGVGAATSQQLITALFKGFSPAWAAALGAVAGLVASTFFPSQQGPMAPQAPTTRGPQ; from the coding sequence ATGAACTTGCGTGACGCAGACCTTCACGGGGCAGACCTTCACGGGGCAGATCTGCGGGGAGCAGATCTGCAAGGAGCGAGTCTGCGCGGGGCCAACTTAGGCGTCGCAAACTTGTCGGAAGCCCATCTAGTCGGCGGGTCGCTGGCCGGAGCGTATCTGGGCGGATCAACCCTCAGCGGAGCGAACCTGAGCCGGGCAGACCTTGGGAGCGCGAATCTCTACAAGGCCCACCTGACCGGCGCGAAGCTGTCCGGGGCAAACCTCCACGGCGCCAACCTCCAAGGAGCGACGCTGAATAGCGCGAACCTGCCCGGGGCCAATCTGTCTGGGGCCAACCTGCGCGAGGTCAACGCAGCCGGCGCCAACTTGGACCGCACCAACCTGTTGGGCACCAACCTGTTGGGCGCCTACCTGGCTCGGGCTCGATTACGAGGTGTCACCTGGGACTCGTCGACAGAATGGCCCCTGGGATTTCGGCCACCAGCAGCACCTTCCGCCACGGCCCCCCCGGGCCAGAATTTCGAACGTGAGGCCCTTCCCTCCGTTGCAGAGTTGCGACCGATACGGGTAGACCGGCTCGATCTCGACGATCTCGCTGCACTGGGGAGAGACCTAGAACCCTTTTTGACCGACGTTCGGCAACGCCTGCATAATGATGAGTTCTCGGAGTTCGAGGCGCTGAGCGTCGAACACTCCCTGAACGGGCTCGACTCTGAGATGTGGCGAAACCCAGGCGAGCGGTCACCAGGGGTGATCGCAGGCCATACCGCACAACTGTTCCGCCTGGTCGGTGGACAATTGCCACCGCGCTCCGGAGCCAACGACGCTGCAACAGCGGCCGCCCGACAAGCCTTGGAATATGCGGGCCAACTCGACTCCGCCACCGCAGATGACTCAGCGTCCGAGGTTGAGGCAACAGTCGATGCGCTGACAGACGTAGTCGAGGCACTGATGGATGCCAAAGCCTCCGACGATGACACCGAGGACACACCTCACCCGATCGGCCAACCCGCCCACATGCGTGCATGGTCAAGGGTTCATCAAGCGCTCCGTTGGGGGATTGCACCCGGAGGTGCCGCTGGAGTCGGCGCCGCCACGAGCCAGCAACTCATCACAGCACTCTTCAAGGGATTCTCGCCAGCATGGGCCGCAGCCCTTGGTGCCGTAGCTGGCCTCGTTGCCAGCACCTTCTTTCCGTCACAGCAGGGCCCGATGGCCCCCCAAGCTCCGACTACGAGAGGCCCGCAGTGA
- the metH gene encoding methionine synthase, with translation MTDSSYLSAIRERVVVFDGASGTWLQGHDLGPDDFGGDALEGCNEILCDTRPELITQMHREYLEAGADAIETNSFGAFGVPLREYDIADRAHELSLKAAQLARAAADEFSTDERPRWVGGSMGPGTQFATLGNISYEDLRASYYQSALGLIEGGIDLYVIETQFDLLGAKAAMTACRDAMAEVGREVPIQVQVTIELTGRMLPGTEISAALVALDAMGPDVIGINCATGPVEMAEHVRHLAQTSRVPIVVMPNAGLPSVVDGKMHYDLTAEQFVEHQTRFVEELGVSVVGGCCGTTPEYIRGLAEAVGGRKVDWKEGEFEHGATSIYSLVPFEQDASFMIIGERTNANGSKRFREALLEGDYDTCVKMAKDQVKEGAHVLDVCVDYVGRDGVADMEEIASRFATQSTAPLVLDSTEPEVMEAGLRWMGGRAILNSANLEDGEAEGSRLDRVMKLAGQYGAAVICLLIDEKGQARDVEWKVQIAHRIHDLAINRYGLESSDLIFDALTFPLSTGDDDLRGDAMATMDAITRIKAELPGVHTALGVSNASFGLNPAARHVLNSVFLSECVKAGLDSAIVHAARIMPLAKIPEEQKEVALDLIYDRRGAEGTLSDGDKDYDPLVKLLEIFSDVSAAEAVVEDRTDWTLEDILSHRIIDGDKEGLTEDLDKAMAQGIAPLAIINDILLAGMKIVGERFGAGEMQLPFVLQSAETMKASVAHLEPHMEKDENDTGKGSIVLGTVKGDVHDIGKNLVDIILTNNGYTVHNMGIKVPITEMIEKALETKADAIGMSGLLVKSTLIMRDNLLELASRNLERIPVMLGGAALTRAYVERDLRENHPGRLFYGKDAFEGLHTMDRLMKIKAEGETDEDKGWGIEPSGREIPGLSARLAARAGEGPDAPTDLPARSPEVATDNHVFVPPFLGTRVVKGIPIDDIAGWVNETALYRNQWQFRPEGDEDDAAFKERVRNRFRSELADAREQDLLIPTVAYGFFPANGDGDDLVIWTDENRNVERARFPLPRQTKSPYLCIADFFRSVESGEPDYVAAQIATMGSKVSERTAELFAADKYTEYLFLHGLGVEMAESLAERWHRRIREEWGFADEDPHWAGQTPDRTALTGLFRQKYRGGRYSFGYPACPDLEANAILGELLGAEAIGIECNEDTGWQYHPEQTTSAIICHHPQSKYFVAR, from the coding sequence ATGACTGACAGCTCTTACCTTTCGGCCATCCGCGAGCGGGTCGTCGTGTTCGACGGCGCCTCGGGGACCTGGTTGCAGGGGCACGATCTGGGGCCCGACGACTTCGGGGGCGATGCGCTGGAGGGCTGCAACGAGATCCTCTGCGACACCCGTCCCGAGTTGATCACCCAGATGCACCGGGAGTACCTGGAAGCCGGGGCGGACGCCATCGAGACCAACAGCTTCGGTGCCTTCGGCGTGCCGTTGCGCGAGTACGACATCGCCGACCGGGCCCACGAGCTGTCGCTGAAGGCGGCGCAGCTGGCTCGTGCCGCAGCCGATGAGTTCTCGACCGACGAGCGTCCCCGCTGGGTGGGCGGATCGATGGGCCCCGGCACCCAGTTCGCCACCCTGGGCAACATCTCCTACGAGGACCTGCGGGCCAGCTACTACCAGTCCGCCCTGGGCCTCATCGAGGGCGGCATCGACCTGTACGTCATCGAGACCCAGTTCGATCTGCTGGGGGCCAAGGCGGCGATGACCGCCTGCCGGGACGCCATGGCCGAGGTGGGTCGTGAGGTCCCGATCCAGGTGCAGGTGACCATCGAGCTCACCGGGCGCATGCTGCCCGGCACCGAGATCTCTGCGGCGCTGGTTGCGCTCGATGCGATGGGTCCCGACGTCATCGGCATCAACTGCGCTACCGGCCCGGTGGAGATGGCCGAGCACGTGCGCCACCTGGCCCAGACCAGCCGGGTGCCCATCGTCGTCATGCCCAACGCCGGGTTGCCCTCGGTCGTCGACGGCAAGATGCACTACGACCTCACCGCCGAGCAGTTCGTCGAGCACCAGACCCGCTTCGTCGAGGAGCTGGGCGTCAGCGTCGTCGGCGGCTGCTGCGGCACCACGCCCGAGTACATCCGCGGTCTTGCCGAGGCGGTCGGCGGCCGCAAAGTCGACTGGAAAGAGGGCGAGTTCGAGCACGGCGCCACCTCGATCTACAGCCTGGTGCCCTTCGAGCAGGACGCCAGCTTCATGATCATCGGCGAGCGCACCAACGCCAACGGCTCCAAGCGGTTCCGCGAGGCGCTGCTCGAGGGCGACTACGACACCTGCGTCAAGATGGCCAAGGACCAGGTGAAGGAGGGTGCCCACGTCCTCGACGTGTGCGTCGACTACGTCGGCCGCGACGGCGTCGCCGACATGGAGGAGATCGCCAGCCGCTTCGCCACCCAGTCGACCGCACCGCTGGTGTTGGACTCGACCGAGCCCGAGGTGATGGAGGCCGGCCTGCGCTGGATGGGCGGTCGGGCCATCCTCAACTCGGCCAACCTGGAGGACGGCGAGGCCGAGGGCAGCCGCCTCGACCGGGTGATGAAGCTGGCCGGTCAGTACGGCGCGGCGGTCATCTGCCTCTTGATCGACGAGAAGGGCCAGGCCCGCGACGTCGAATGGAAAGTGCAGATCGCTCACCGCATCCACGACCTGGCGATCAACCGCTACGGGCTGGAGTCGTCCGACCTGATCTTCGATGCCCTCACCTTCCCGCTGTCGACCGGCGACGACGACCTGCGCGGCGACGCGATGGCCACGATGGATGCGATCACCCGCATCAAGGCCGAGCTGCCGGGCGTGCACACGGCCCTCGGCGTTTCCAACGCCAGCTTCGGCCTCAACCCCGCCGCCCGTCACGTGCTCAACTCGGTGTTTCTCAGCGAGTGCGTCAAGGCCGGACTGGACTCGGCGATCGTTCACGCAGCCCGCATCATGCCGCTGGCCAAAATCCCCGAGGAGCAGAAGGAGGTGGCGCTCGACCTCATCTACGACCGTCGGGGCGCCGAAGGCACGCTGTCGGACGGCGACAAGGACTACGACCCGCTGGTGAAGCTGCTCGAGATCTTCAGCGACGTCAGCGCCGCCGAGGCCGTCGTGGAGGACCGCACCGACTGGACGCTGGAGGACATCCTCAGCCACCGCATCATCGACGGCGACAAGGAGGGCCTCACCGAGGACCTCGACAAGGCGATGGCCCAGGGCATCGCACCGCTGGCCATCATCAACGACATCCTGCTGGCCGGCATGAAGATCGTCGGCGAGCGCTTCGGTGCCGGCGAGATGCAGCTGCCGTTCGTGCTGCAGTCGGCCGAGACGATGAAGGCCTCGGTCGCCCACCTCGAGCCGCACATGGAGAAGGACGAGAACGACACCGGCAAGGGGTCGATCGTGCTGGGCACCGTCAAGGGCGACGTGCACGACATCGGCAAGAACCTGGTCGACATCATCCTCACCAACAACGGCTACACCGTGCACAACATGGGCATCAAGGTGCCGATCACCGAGATGATCGAGAAGGCGCTGGAAACCAAGGCCGACGCGATCGGCATGTCCGGCCTGCTCGTGAAGTCCACGCTGATCATGCGCGACAACCTGCTCGAGCTGGCCAGCCGCAACCTGGAGCGCATCCCGGTGATGCTCGGCGGCGCCGCCCTCACCCGGGCCTACGTGGAGCGTGACCTGCGCGAGAACCATCCCGGCAGGCTGTTCTACGGCAAGGACGCCTTCGAGGGCCTGCACACGATGGACCGCCTCATGAAGATCAAGGCCGAGGGCGAGACCGACGAGGACAAGGGGTGGGGCATCGAGCCGTCAGGCCGTGAGATCCCCGGGCTGTCGGCCCGCCTGGCCGCAAGGGCCGGCGAAGGCCCCGATGCGCCCACCGACCTGCCCGCCCGCTCCCCCGAGGTGGCGACCGACAACCACGTGTTCGTCCCGCCGTTCCTCGGTACCCGAGTGGTGAAGGGAATCCCGATCGACGACATCGCCGGCTGGGTCAACGAGACCGCCCTGTACCGCAACCAGTGGCAGTTCCGCCCCGAGGGCGACGAGGACGACGCCGCGTTCAAGGAGCGGGTGCGCAACCGCTTCCGCTCCGAGCTGGCCGACGCCCGCGAACAGGACCTGCTCATCCCCACGGTCGCCTACGGATTCTTCCCGGCCAACGGCGACGGCGACGACCTGGTGATCTGGACCGACGAGAACCGCAACGTCGAGCGTGCCCGCTTCCCGCTGCCCCGCCAGACCAAGTCGCCGTACCTGTGCATCGCCGACTTCTTCCGCTCGGTCGAGTCCGGCGAGCCCGACTACGTGGCCGCCCAGATCGCCACGATGGGCTCCAAGGTGTCAGAGCGCACGGCCGAGCTGTTCGCCGCCGACAAGTACACCGAGTACCTGTTCCTCCATGGCCTCGGCGTCGAGATGGCCGAGTCGCTGGCCGAGCGCTGGCACCGCCGCATCCGCGAGGAGTGGGGCTTCGCCGACGAGGATCCGCACTGGGCCGGCCAGACCCCCGACAGGACCGCCCTCACCGGCCTGTTCCGCCAGAAGTACCGGGGAGGCCGCTACAGCTTCGGCTACCCCGCCTGCCCCGACCTGGAGGCCAACGCCATCCTCGGCGAGCTCCTCGGCGCCGAGGCGATCGGCATCGAGTGCAACGAGGACACCGGCTGGCAGTACCACCCCGAGCAGACCACGTCGGCGATCATCTGCCACCACCCCCAGTCCAAGTACTTCGTCGCTCGCTGA
- a CDS encoding ATP:cob(I)alamin adenosyltransferase, with protein sequence MDEAQAQIGVARAQAAETQQVPGGHGLLDEILVSVGRDLWVLMAELATAPENHHKLEDGGTRVTAAMVERLEQLIDHTSALFEPPSEFVVPGESVVAAQLDVARTVIRRAERSALGIEGVGAQAIAYLNRLSDLLWTLARWVEGDSLTTRSVPSDAPDPTETRDLGDDPDPTDENPGASTDG encoded by the coding sequence GTGGACGAGGCGCAGGCCCAGATCGGCGTCGCCCGAGCCCAAGCGGCGGAGACTCAACAGGTGCCCGGTGGTCACGGGCTGCTCGACGAGATCCTCGTCTCGGTCGGTCGCGACCTGTGGGTGTTGATGGCCGAGCTGGCGACTGCCCCCGAGAACCACCACAAGCTGGAGGACGGCGGCACCCGGGTGACGGCCGCCATGGTTGAGCGTCTGGAGCAGCTGATCGACCACACGTCCGCCCTGTTCGAACCGCCGAGCGAGTTCGTCGTCCCCGGCGAGTCGGTGGTGGCTGCCCAACTGGACGTCGCCCGGACCGTCATCCGGCGCGCCGAGCGATCGGCCCTGGGAATCGAGGGTGTGGGTGCCCAGGCGATCGCCTACCTCAACCGGTTGTCCGACCTGCTCTGGACGCTGGCCCGCTGGGTGGAGGGCGATTCGCTGACCACCCGTTCGGTGCCGAGCGACGCTCCCGACCCGACCGAAACCCGGGATTTGGGCGACGACCCCGATCCGACCGACGAGAACCCAGGAGCCTCCACCGATGGCTGA
- a CDS encoding leucyl aminopeptidase — MADVPQIKVSAKPPIRTDALVMLVDNGRTETDGIDWGYLERVGFEAKVGSHVMVPGDGDLVRILVGMGDRAEVTPDTFRRAGAVAAKAGAKFKRINVDFPDASSELLDPRAMGQALAEGLVSGAYSYDEYKTSEVKLRDIVIVSKLGRELSSGVQRGRVVGEAVAFARDLVNEPGGSATPAALAKTVAERAMAAGLGVKLMDEKAIAKAGMGGLIAVNKGSTQPPRFIQLTYQPSGTSKSADGAGAHLALVGKGITFDSGGLSLKTGDGMMTMKMDKGGGASVLAAMCALPALKVRQRVTAFVPLTDNMPGPDAQRPGDVFRAHNGKTVEVLNTDAEGRLVLADALSVAADAKPDAIIDLATLTGAVMVALGKRIAGLMGNNDDFTGQVSDAAKWAGESVWTLPLPDEYRSALDSPVADLKNIGGDRYGGALTAGLFLSEFVPEGLPWAHLDIAGTAWSDEDTAETCKGATGFGVRTLLRLVERFAAPEA; from the coding sequence ATGGCTGATGTGCCCCAGATCAAGGTCAGCGCCAAGCCGCCGATCCGCACCGATGCGCTGGTGATGCTGGTCGACAACGGACGCACCGAGACCGACGGGATCGACTGGGGCTACCTCGAACGGGTGGGCTTCGAGGCCAAGGTGGGGTCGCACGTCATGGTGCCCGGCGACGGCGACCTGGTGCGGATCCTGGTCGGCATGGGCGACCGGGCCGAGGTCACGCCCGACACCTTCCGGCGAGCTGGCGCGGTGGCGGCCAAGGCCGGCGCCAAGTTCAAGCGCATCAACGTCGACTTTCCCGACGCCTCCTCCGAGCTGCTCGACCCCCGGGCGATGGGCCAGGCGCTCGCCGAGGGGCTCGTGTCGGGCGCCTACAGCTACGACGAGTACAAGACCTCCGAGGTGAAGCTGCGCGACATCGTCATCGTGTCGAAGCTGGGTCGGGAGCTGTCGTCGGGCGTGCAGCGGGGCCGCGTGGTGGGGGAGGCCGTCGCCTTCGCCCGCGACCTGGTCAACGAGCCGGGCGGGTCGGCGACCCCGGCCGCGCTGGCCAAGACGGTGGCCGAACGGGCGATGGCCGCCGGGCTCGGCGTGAAGCTGATGGACGAGAAGGCGATCGCCAAGGCCGGCATGGGCGGGCTGATCGCCGTCAACAAGGGATCCACTCAGCCGCCGAGGTTCATCCAGCTGACCTATCAGCCCAGCGGCACCTCGAAGAGCGCCGATGGGGCGGGGGCGCACCTGGCGCTGGTCGGCAAGGGCATCACGTTCGACTCCGGCGGCCTGTCGCTCAAGACCGGTGACGGCATGATGACGATGAAGATGGACAAGGGCGGTGGGGCCTCGGTGCTCGCCGCCATGTGCGCCCTTCCCGCGCTGAAGGTCCGCCAGCGGGTGACGGCCTTCGTGCCGCTAACCGACAACATGCCCGGCCCGGACGCACAACGCCCTGGCGACGTGTTTCGAGCACACAACGGCAAGACGGTCGAGGTGCTCAACACCGACGCAGAGGGTCGCCTGGTGCTGGCCGACGCCCTGTCGGTGGCCGCCGACGCCAAGCCGGACGCCATCATCGACCTGGCCACGCTGACCGGCGCCGTCATGGTGGCGCTGGGCAAGCGAATCGCCGGGCTGATGGGCAACAACGACGACTTCACCGGCCAGGTCTCCGATGCCGCCAAGTGGGCCGGTGAGTCGGTGTGGACCCTGCCGCTGCCCGACGAGTACCGCTCCGCACTGGACAGCCCGGTCGCCGACCTGAAGAACATCGGCGGGGATCGCTACGGCGGTGCTCTCACCGCAGGGTTGTTCCTGTCCGAGTTCGTGCCCGAGGGTCTTCCCTGGGCCCACCTCGACATCGCCGGCACGGCGTGGTCGGACGAGGACACCGCAGAGACGTGCAAGGGCGCCACCGGCTTCGGCGTCCGCACCCTGCTGCGCCTGGTCGAGCGCTTCGCCGCCCCCGAGGCCTGA
- a CDS encoding GNAT family N-acetyltransferase — protein MTSAPTDQHRWERAAALGFGETEPVDPWSIEQVEGLGRQAWVVEDRDTIVGTSADLTWQLTLPGGTTTPVGAVIAVTTRASHRRRGVLTALMGAQLGAMTAGGIAAAVLTASEGTIYGRFGFGVAASQHQLVAPTGRHGLDHVPLGRIDLDEASVFRAEIVAFRRRVEGQRPGTLSRPELWWDHVVLGERRSFGGGGPQFVSLHRDADGSVDGYALWRLDGEGGERTIAVRELHTLDPRVELALFRHCAEIDLSSSVRWDTAPADSPIPAATTDPRNCHVAGMRDQLWLGPLDPAALLAARTYEAPIDLTLRIVGSASGWSAPTVTVRLRSRPGEPAEVIVLDQSSSDAPGTPSAGRSREAAPPSAPGPTASSESIASTQPGGPHVPDLTCDRATLGMAILGTTPWRTLAAAGRAHVTNPDVLSILDAAFASHPAPNSQDYF, from the coding sequence ATGACATCCGCCCCCACCGATCAGCACCGCTGGGAGCGGGCCGCCGCTCTCGGCTTCGGTGAGACCGAGCCGGTCGACCCGTGGAGCATCGAGCAGGTCGAGGGGCTGGGCCGCCAGGCGTGGGTGGTCGAGGACCGGGACACGATCGTGGGCACCAGCGCCGACCTGACGTGGCAGCTCACGCTGCCCGGGGGCACCACCACGCCGGTCGGCGCAGTCATCGCGGTGACCACCCGGGCGTCACACCGGCGCCGAGGGGTGCTGACCGCGCTGATGGGCGCCCAACTGGGCGCCATGACCGCCGGGGGCATCGCTGCAGCCGTGCTCACCGCTTCGGAGGGCACGATCTACGGTCGCTTCGGCTTCGGCGTCGCCGCCTCGCAGCATCAGCTTGTGGCGCCAACGGGTCGGCACGGGCTCGACCATGTTCCGCTGGGACGCATCGACCTGGACGAGGCGTCGGTATTCCGCGCCGAGATCGTGGCTTTTCGACGGCGCGTCGAGGGGCAGCGGCCGGGCACACTGTCGCGACCGGAGCTGTGGTGGGACCATGTGGTGTTGGGCGAGCGACGCTCGTTTGGGGGCGGCGGACCGCAGTTCGTATCGCTGCACCGTGACGCCGACGGTTCGGTCGACGGCTACGCGCTCTGGCGTCTCGACGGAGAAGGGGGCGAACGCACCATCGCCGTCCGTGAGCTGCACACCCTCGACCCTCGGGTCGAGCTGGCGTTGTTTCGTCACTGCGCCGAGATCGATCTGTCGAGCTCGGTGCGTTGGGACACGGCACCGGCGGATTCGCCCATACCGGCGGCAACGACCGATCCCCGCAACTGCCATGTCGCCGGCATGCGCGATCAGCTGTGGCTGGGCCCGCTCGATCCGGCGGCGCTGCTGGCAGCTCGCACCTACGAGGCGCCGATCGACCTCACCCTCCGTATCGTGGGAAGCGCGTCCGGCTGGTCGGCTCCGACCGTCACCGTCCGGCTGCGGTCACGACCCGGGGAGCCGGCGGAGGTCATCGTGCTCGACCAATCGTCGTCGGACGCGCCGGGCACACCCTCGGCCGGTCGGTCCCGCGAAGCGGCGCCGCCGAGCGCACCGGGACCGACGGCGTCGAGCGAGTCGATCGCCTCAACCCAGCCAGGCGGGCCACACGTGCCCGACCTCACCTGTGACCGGGCCACCCTGGGCATGGCCATCCTGGGCACCACCCCGTGGCGCACCCTCGCCGCCGCCGGAAGGGCGCACGTCACCAACCCCGACGTGCTGTCCATCCTCGACGCCGCCTTCGCATCGCACCCGGCACCCAACAGCCAGGACTACTTCTAG
- a CDS encoding MATE family efflux transporter, whose translation MSSERRWDGEIVALAVPAAATLAAEPAYLLTDTALVGTLGTEALASLAVASTIVMAAYTIFIFLTFATTAAVARLLGAGRQRDAAEEGVTATWLGALLGVAVALVVLPLAPALARLFGAEPQVVDGAVTYLRISTAGFPALLIVMAGAGFRRGHHDTRTPLYVGLVTALINLVIEVALIIVLDFGIGASALSTVIAQWCGALVYVALVGAEARRHQVGLAPHLGRIAIQLRVGSALIVRTVALRSIFLMAVAVAGRMGTVELAAYQIGIGVWTFLAFAYDGIETAGQALVARELGGRRSDEARSAAGRVLLWAIGASVVLGVVTLLGHRVLANLFSSDDVVVAAAAGALLWVGVGQPIAGPAYALDGVLVGAGDLRFLAGAMLAVAVTFGAGAALTLSTGAGLWALWATLLVSMAVRTALMSRRFRSGAWVRTGLPAGSA comes from the coding sequence ATGAGCAGCGAGCGCCGCTGGGATGGTGAGATCGTTGCTCTGGCGGTGCCCGCAGCCGCCACGCTGGCCGCCGAGCCCGCCTACCTGCTGACCGACACCGCCCTGGTCGGCACGCTCGGGACCGAAGCGCTGGCCAGCCTGGCGGTGGCCAGCACGATCGTGATGGCCGCCTACACCATCTTCATCTTCCTCACGTTCGCCACCACCGCTGCGGTTGCCCGACTTCTCGGCGCCGGGCGCCAACGGGATGCGGCCGAGGAGGGCGTGACCGCCACGTGGCTCGGCGCCCTGCTCGGCGTGGCGGTGGCGCTGGTGGTGCTGCCGTTGGCACCGGCGCTCGCCCGGCTCTTCGGTGCCGAGCCCCAGGTGGTCGACGGCGCCGTGACGTATTTGCGCATCTCCACCGCCGGATTTCCTGCGCTGTTGATCGTCATGGCGGGCGCCGGGTTTCGTCGGGGTCACCACGACACCCGCACACCGCTGTACGTCGGGCTGGTGACCGCCCTGATCAACCTCGTGATCGAGGTCGCCCTCATCATCGTGCTCGACTTTGGCATCGGCGCCTCGGCGCTGTCGACGGTGATCGCCCAGTGGTGCGGGGCCCTCGTTTACGTCGCCCTGGTCGGCGCCGAGGCCCGGCGCCACCAGGTGGGGCTCGCCCCACATCTGGGGCGCATCGCCATCCAGCTGCGGGTGGGCTCAGCGCTGATCGTGCGCACGGTGGCCCTTCGGTCGATCTTTCTGATGGCCGTGGCGGTGGCCGGCCGGATGGGCACGGTCGAGCTCGCCGCCTACCAGATCGGAATCGGGGTGTGGACGTTTCTCGCCTTCGCCTACGACGGCATCGAAACCGCCGGACAAGCGCTGGTGGCCCGTGAGTTGGGCGGCCGGCGGAGCGATGAGGCGCGATCGGCAGCCGGCCGGGTGTTGCTGTGGGCGATCGGCGCTTCGGTCGTGCTGGGCGTCGTCACGCTGCTCGGTCATCGGGTGCTCGCCAACCTGTTCAGCTCCGACGACGTCGTCGTGGCGGCGGCCGCCGGTGCGCTGTTGTGGGTCGGCGTCGGTCAGCCGATCGCCGGTCCTGCCTACGCGCTCGACGGAGTGCTCGTCGGCGCCGGCGACCTGCGGTTTCTGGCCGGGGCGATGCTGGCGGTCGCCGTCACCTTCGGGGCCGGAGCCGCGCTCACCCTGAGCACCGGGGCCGGTCTGTGGGCCCTGTGGGCCACGCTGCTCGTCTCGATGGCCGTGCGCACGGCGCTGATGAGCCGACGGTTCCGGTCGGGGGCGTGGGTCCGCACCGGCCTGCCGGCCGGCAGCGCGTAA
- a CDS encoding uracil-DNA glycosylase, protein MATDWNPLLGRELQDPYWAELMTFVDAERVRGPVYPPRAEVFAALHLTSYADLRVVILGQDPYHGPGQAHGLAFSVSDGVPPPPSLKNIFSELTADVGCPNPSGGNLSAWATQGVLLLNTSLTVRGGAAGSHQGKGWERFTDRVMTTAAAKPERVVFVLWGAAAQKKRPLIEGGPHVVIASPHPSPLSAHRGFFGSKPFSRANAALVEAGRPPIDWCLR, encoded by the coding sequence ATGGCCACCGACTGGAACCCGCTGCTGGGTCGTGAGCTACAGGACCCCTATTGGGCCGAGCTGATGACCTTTGTCGATGCCGAGCGGGTTCGCGGGCCGGTGTACCCGCCCCGCGCTGAGGTGTTCGCCGCCCTCCACCTCACGTCCTACGCCGACCTGCGGGTGGTGATCCTGGGCCAGGATCCCTACCACGGCCCCGGCCAGGCCCATGGCCTGGCGTTCTCGGTGAGCGACGGCGTTCCGCCGCCCCCGTCGCTGAAGAACATCTTCTCCGAACTCACCGCCGATGTCGGCTGCCCCAACCCGTCGGGCGGCAACCTGTCGGCGTGGGCTACGCAGGGCGTGCTGTTGTTGAACACCTCGCTCACCGTGCGGGGCGGCGCAGCCGGCTCCCACCAGGGAAAGGGCTGGGAGCGCTTCACCGACCGGGTCATGACCACCGCCGCGGCCAAGCCGGAGCGGGTGGTGTTCGTGCTGTGGGGTGCGGCGGCCCAGAAGAAGCGTCCCCTCATCGAGGGTGGACCGCACGTCGTGATCGCCTCGCCGCACCCCTCGCCGCTCTCGGCCCACCGTGGGTTCTTCGGATCAAAGCCGTTCAGTCGGGCCAACGCTGCGCTCGTCGAGGCCGGCCGGCCGCCGATCGACTGGTGTCTGCGGTGA
- a CDS encoding SRPBCC family protein, which produces MSRRTVTVRRFIAAPPEVVFDLIADNSAWGRWAIGLESEREAEGHDHPDGVGAIRKVGRAPVASREEITAFDPPRSLSYKLLTGLPLQDYEASVMVEQVTDGSLLTWAGSFVPVNGVQSAGGATALRAALGSFCVSIARYVSRDDGDDDLSVHEGTVD; this is translated from the coding sequence ATGAGCCGCCGCACCGTCACCGTCCGCCGTTTCATCGCTGCGCCACCCGAGGTGGTCTTCGACCTGATCGCCGACAACTCGGCGTGGGGGAGGTGGGCGATCGGCCTCGAATCCGAACGCGAGGCGGAGGGCCACGACCATCCCGATGGCGTGGGTGCAATCCGCAAGGTGGGACGAGCGCCGGTCGCCAGCCGCGAGGAGATCACCGCCTTCGATCCGCCCCGATCGCTCAGCTACAAGCTGCTGACCGGCCTCCCACTTCAGGACTACGAGGCGTCGGTGATGGTGGAGCAGGTGACCGACGGCAGCCTGCTGACGTGGGCCGGATCGTTCGTACCGGTCAACGGGGTGCAATCCGCCGGGGGCGCGACGGCGTTGCGGGCGGCGTTGGGGAGCTTCTGCGTGAGCATCGCCCGCTACGTGTCACGCGACGACGGCGACGACGACCTCTCGGTGCACGAAGGCACCGTCGATTAG